A genomic window from Pagrus major chromosome 23, Pma_NU_1.0 includes:
- the slc29a4a gene encoding equilibrative nucleoside transporter 4, whose product MGSVGAERRRPTPVQTPEERDVWRDGGRAGWRDGGREGWREGRESGVVQSYSFDSYQLEEEEISKDAPERGVLALSEPDFEEPIPDDRYHGIYFAMLLAGVGFLLPYNSFITDVDYLHHKFKGTSIVFDMSLTYILVALLAVILNNVLVERLSMHTRITVGYILALGPLVFVSVFDVWLAKFTTRQAYIVNLVSVGVVAFGCTVQQSSFYGYMGMLPKRYTQGVMTGESTAGVIISLSRIFTKLLINDERRNTLIFFLVSISMEMLCFLLHLLVRRSRFVRYYTSHTPGKGPGKCHDPRDNGAGYRVHHDVTAEEVRFGNGGTGLPSTEESVEDIAGGTYVRFDAPKAKIRKSWPGVRDMILHRYVVSRVIWAYMLSIAVTYSITLCLFPGLESEIKNPTLGEWLPILIMATFNMSDFVGKILAALPYDWSGGRLLFFSCLRVVFIPLFVMCVYPASAPTLSHPAWPCLFSLLMGVTNGYFGSVPMIQAAGKVPPEQRELAGNTMTVSYMTGLMVGSAVAYAAYSFTAPGSGTRFSTLNMHIPANGTGY is encoded by the exons ATGGGCTCAGTGGGAGCGGAGCGCCGCAGGCCCACGCCGGTCCAGACGCCCGAGGAGAGGGATGtgtggagggatggaggaagagctggatggagggatggagggagggagggctggagagagggaagagagagtggCGTGGTGCAGAGCTACAGCTTCGACTCGtaccagctggaggaggaggagatcagTAAAGACGCCCCGGAGCGAGGAGTGCTGGCTCTGTCCGAGCCCG ACTTTGAGGAGCCGATTCCTGACGACCGTTACCATGGCATCTACTTTGCAATGCTATTGGCTGGAGTGGGCTTCCTGCTTCCCTACAACAGTTTCATCACGGATGTGGACTACCTGCACCACAAGTTTAAAG ggacGTCCATCGTGTTCGACATGAGTCTGACGTACATCCTGGTGGCTCTGTTAGCCGTCATCCTCAACAACGTGCTGGTGGAGAGACTAAGCATGCACACCAGAATCACTGTGG gTTACATCTTGGCTCTCGGGCCGCTGGtctttgtcagtgtgtttgatgtgtggcTGGCCAAGTTCACCACCAGGCAGGCATACATCGTTAACCTTGTGTCCGTGGGAGTGGTGGCCTTCGGATGTACAG TGCAGCAGTCCAGTTTCTATGGTTACATGGGGATGCTGCCCAAGAGGTACACACAGGGGGTGATGACTGGAGAGA GTACAGCAGGGGTCATCATCTCCCTGTCTCGCATCTTCACCAAGCTGCTGATCAACGACGAGAGGAGGAACACGCTCATCTTCTTCCTCgtctccatcagcatggagatgctctgcttcctgcttcACTTGCTGGTGCGCCGCTCCCGATTTGTCCGCTACTACACCAGCCACACCCCGGGAAAAGGTCCGGGCAAGTGTCATGACCCGCGTGACAACGGGGCCGGATACCGTGTTCACCATGATGTCACCGCAGAGGAAGTAAGATTT GGAAATGGTGGGACAGGACTGCCATCCACAGAGGAAAGCGTCGAGGACATTGCTGGTGGGACATACGTGCGATTCGACGCCCCGAAAGCCAAGATAAGGAAAAGCTGGCCCGGCGTCCGAG ACATGATCCTGCATCGTTACGTGGTGTCCCGCGTCATCTGGGCCTACATGCTGTCTATAGCAGTGACCTACAGCATCACTCTGTGTCTGTTCCCCGGCCTGGAGTCAGAGATAAAAAACCCCACCTTAGGCGAATGGCTCCCCATCCTCATCATGGCCACTTTCAACATGTCGGACTTTGTTGGCAAG ATCCTGGCAGCTCTGCCGTACGACTGGTCTGGAGGCCGcctgctcttcttctcctgccTGAGGGTGGTCTTCATCCCCCTGTTCGTCATGTGCGTGTACCCGGCCAGCGCTCCCACCCTGTCACACCCCGCCTGGCCCtgtctcttctccctcctcatGGGAGTCACCAACGGCTACTTTGGGTCGGTGCCGATGATCCAAGCTGCTGGCAAAGTGCCGCCTGAACAGAGGGAGCTGGCAG